CCCGAGCGCTGGCTTGCGGTTCCCGACGGGCTCGCGGAAGACGCCATCGAGGCCCTGGCCCCGGTGACGGCCGCGGGACGCCTGCGACTCCAGCGGCTGGGGCGCGAGTCGGTCGAACCGCCGCTGCTGATCGAGGCGCTCGAGGCCCGGGGCCTGCGCCGGGTGCTGGTGGAAGGTGGCGGCACCCTGCTGGCCGCCTTCCTCGACGCGGGGTGCATCGACGAACTGCGCCTGACCGTCTGCCCCACGCTCCTCGGCGGCGCGGCGGCCCCTTCCCTCTACCCGGGGCCCGCCCGCGCGCTGGCCGACAGACACCGCCTGCGCCTGTTGGGCATGGCTTGCCACGGCGACGAGGTCTACCTGCGGCTGGCTCCCCTGGCTTGATGCGGGGCCGGGGACGGGGCAAGATGAGGCCTGCCCCGGGTGAAATCGGCACCGGGAAAGCGGAGGATTTTCATGACCTACGTCATTTGCGAGCCGTGCAAGAACACCAAGGACACGGCCTGTGTGGCTGTCTGCCCGGTGGAGTGCATCCATCCCACCGCGGACGAGCCCAAATTCGAGTCGGAGGACATGCTCTACATCGACCCCGAGACCTGCATCGATTGCGGGGCCTGCGAGCCGGAGTGCCCGGTGGAGGCGATCTTCGAGGAAGACTACGTCCCCGACCAGTGGAAGGCATACACGAAGATCAACGCCGACTGGTACGCCTGAGCCCGGTGGCCCCCGGGGGAAGAGCGGGGGAGTGATGCCCGACAGGATTCTTGCGGCCTGGGCCCAGCGCGAAGACCAGAGCCGGGGTCGGCGCTACCCGGAAGCCGAGCACCCCTACCGCCCGCTCTACGCGCGGGATCGCGACCGCATCATCCATTGTCGCGCTTTCCGGCGGCTGGAGTACAAGACCCAGGTCTTCGTCAACCACGAGGGTGATCACTACCGCACCCGGTTGACCCACTCCATCGAGGTGGCCCAGATCGCGCGCACCGTGGCCCGGGCCCTGGGGCTCAACGCCGACCTGGTGGAATCCCTGGCCCTGTCCCACGACCTGGGTCATACCCCCTTCGGCCACTTGGGGGAGGAAGTGCTCGGTCCGTTGATGACCGATCACGGGGGCTTCGATCACAACCGGCAGTCCTTGCGCATCGTGGAAGTCCTCGAAAACCGCTACCCGGATTTTCCCGGCCTCAACCTGAGTTGGGAGGTCCGCGAAGGCATCGCCAAGCACTCGGGGCCCCAGGTGGCGCGGGGTGGCGCGGAGTTGGCCGAGTACGACCCCGCGCTGGCTCCGCCTCTCGAGGCCCAGATGATCGACCTGGTCGACGAGATCGCCTACAACCACCACGACGTGGACGATGGCCTCGAATCCGGCCTGCTCGATCTGGACGTCCTTTGCCGCGAGGTGCCCCTGTTCGGTGACGCCTTCGAACGCGCTCGCAGGCAGAGCCCGGACCACGACCGGTGGATGTGGATCAAGATCGCCCTGCGCCGCATGATCGACGGCCTGGTCAGCGACCTGATTCAGCACACTCGCGGCCGGCTCGAGGCTCTCGCCCTCGTCTCTGTGGACCAGGTGCGCGAACGACGAGACTGGCTGGTCGCCCTGTCCCCGGCGGTGGCCGCCGAGAACCGCCGCCTGAAGAGGCACCTGGCGGAAAGACTCTATCGCCATCCGCGTATCGAGCAGACCCGGCTCTTCTTCGAGGGCGTGCTTCGGGATCTTTTCGAGGTCTACACCAGCGGGGGCGCCGAGGTGCCCGAGAGCTTCGCCGCCCGCCGGGAGGGAGACTCGACCTACCGGGTGGCCTGCGACTACATCGCCGGGATGACCGACCGCTTCGCCCTGCAGGAGCACCGCCGCCTGTGCGGGGGACCGGGGCCCGAGGTCACGCCTGCCGCGACCCGGTGACGATGCTGCGCGGGAATATCCTGTCGGACCTGCTGCTGCTGCTCGCGGCCCTGATTTGGGGTACGGCTTTCGTCGCCCAGCGCGCGGGAATGGAGGTGATGGGGCCCCTGTTGTTCAACGGGGTGCGCTTCGGCCTCGGCGCCCTGGTGGTCCTGCCCCTGGTCCTGCGGCGGCGTTCCCGGTCGATTCCCCCCGGGGGGCGCCGGGGGCTGCTCGCCGCGGGCGTGGCGCTCGGCAGCGTGCTTTTCGCCGGGGCCACCCTGCAGCAGATCGGCCTGGTGGAGACCACCGCGGGCAAGGCGGGATTCATCACCGGCCTGTACGTGGTGATCGTCCCGCTGCTCGGCATGGTCTTCGGTCGCCGTCCCCGGGCGGGGGCGGCGGTGGGGGCGGCCCTGGCCGCCTGGGGCCTTTACCTGCTCTCGGTCACCGGTTCATGGCAGATCGAACCCGGTGACGGGGTGGTGCTGGTGGCCGCCTTCTTCTGGGCCGGCCACGTGCTGCTGGTGGGACGCTTCGCGGGGCGCTACCCCGGTATCCCCCTGGCCATGATTCAGTTTCTCGTTTGCTCCACGTTCAGTCTCGTCGGCGCCCTGCTCTTCGAGCAGCCCCGCTGGGGCCACCTGGCCGAGGGATGGGTTTCCCTGGTCTGGGCGGGCGCCTTCTCGGTGGGTGTGGCCTACACCCTGCAGGTCGTCGCCCAGCGCAAGGCGAGGCCTTCCCACGCGGCGGTGATCCTCAGCCTGGAGGCGGTGTTCGCCGCCCTCGCGGGATGGGTCTTCCTCGACGAGCGCCTGGGAACGCGGGGATGGATCGGTTGCTCCCTGATGCTGGGCGGCATGTTTGCCGCGCAGTACACGGCCTTTTCCGGAATGGTGGCTCAGTCGTGGCGCCGGCGCAGGAGCCGGTAGAGGGCGAGGCCCGCGGAGATCAGTGAGCCTCCGGCGACCAGGCCACCGAGCACGCCCTTCCGGCGGCCGGTGAGCAGCATCGTGGCCACCGATCCGGCCTGGCGTCCCACGTTGAAGATCCTGCCGGCTTGCCGGACCCGGTCGCCCAGGTCGTGCAGTTCCGCCTCGACGGCGACCCGGTTGGCTTCGATCTTTTCCCGCAGCAGCTCCCGGCGGTGGACGGTCTCACGCATCGTTCGCCCTCCGGTCCAGGCGCTGCCGGTCCCGGCGCAGCTCGGCGACGCTGGCGGAGAAGGGGGGCGCCGCGCCCTTCAGGCGGCGGCGCAGGGCCAGGGCCAGGCCGGCGGCCAGCAGCAGGTCGGCGCCCAGCATCGCCGCGCAGGCGATCACCCGCTGCTCCCAGAACACCAGGACCACCAGCAGGTGCACCGTCAGCCAGGCCGACACTCCGACCCCGGCGGCTCCCACCGCCAGCAGCAGCGTGGCCGCCAGCCGCTGCTTTTCCTCCTGCAGCTCCACCCCCAGCAGTTCCAGGCGCAACTGCAGCCCCTCGGCCACGCGGGCGAGCAGGGTGGAGAAACTCTCGTAGAGGCTCTTGCGGGAGTGGGCGTTCACCCGACGTTTCTATCACAGGGGCTGCGGGGCGACAATCCAGCCCGCCCGATCCGTCACCGTTCGCCGTACGGGCGGGTGCACTCAGGGCGGGCAGACCGCCGGGCCTTCCCTGCCTGCCGTGAACGAAGCGTTCTGGGTGGGCGCGGAAAACATCGTCGGGCAGGGTGGCGAAGATCTCTGCGGGAGAGCCGTCGACAAGGCTCTCGGGGCCGATGATGCCGGAGATCCTGCCGTTCTCTGGTCGTCACCGCCGGGGAAGGGGTGGGACGCGGTTGCCGGTTTTCCGGCGCGGATGGACGGCGAGGGCAGAAGGGGGTGCGGGAAACACCGAGGGCACGGCAAGCCGGGAGGGCCCCGATTTCCCGCGTCGGATCGGTAGCCCGCTTCCAGTGCTCTTCCCTTTGACGACTTCGCTCCCCGGCAGCCGCGAGACTTTTCCATGTCCGTCGATCCCGGGGTTGGCCTTGCGCAGGTTCTCTTTCGGGCGGCCGGTCTCCCGCCGGATCGGCATGGCCACCGGGCCCGACCGGACGAGGTGCCCTCTGGCGGGCAGTGTGTGTACGATAGAACGGGGTGCGAGGAGTCGTTGAGCTTGAGCCTGGAGTCCACATCGCTGCGGCCGGCGTTGGAACTGGAGGGTGTGTCCTTCGGTTACGGTGCCGATGACGTGCTGGAAGACGTCGATCTGATCCTCGAGGCCGGCAGTTTTCTGGCGGTGGTGGGGCCCAATGGTGGCGGCAAGACCACCCTGCTCAAACTGGTGCTCGGGTTGCTGCGACCCCGGAAGGGGCGGATTCGGGTCTGGGGGCTGCCGCCGGAGCAGGCGCGACGCCTGGTGGGCTACGTGCCCCAGTCGCGCACTTTCCACCAGGGCTTCCCGATCACCGTCGAGGAAACCGTGCTCCTCGGTCGCCTGGGCACGGGCTCCGACCTGGGCGGTTTTTCCCGCGAGGACCGGGCCGTGGCCGGGCAGGCCATGGAGCGGGTGGAGGTGGCCGACCTAGCCCGCCGCCGGCTCGGCACCCTCTCCGGCGGCCAGCTTCAGCGGGTGCTGATCGCCCGGGCCCTGGCGGGCGACTCCCGCATTCTGCTGCTCGACGAGCCCACCGCCAACGTGGACGCCCGGGCCGAGGAAGATGTCTTCGAGCTGCTGCGCCGGCTGCAAGGGGAGACCACCATCGTGGTCGTCTCCCACGACGTGGGCTTCATCACCAGCTATGCCCGCCAGGTGGCCTGCGTCAATCGCCGGCTGGTCTGCCATCCCACCGCCGAGCTGACCGGTGAGGTGATCCAGCAGATGTACGACACCCCGGTGCGCCTGATCCAGCACGGTCATCGACACGGTCACCACTAGGAGCCCCTCCCGCGATGGAGTTCTTGAGCGCCCTGGCCCAGCACACCTTCCTCCAGTACGCCCTGCTCGGTGGCCTGCTGGCCTCCGTGGGCTGCGGGGTGATGGGCACCTACGTGGTGGTCAAGCGTATCGGCTACCTGGCCGGGGGCATCGCCCACGCGGTGCTCGGCGGCATGGGTGTGGCCTACTTCTTCGGCGCTGCGCCGACCCTGGGCGCCCTGGTGGCCGCCCTGGTGGCGGCCTTGCTGGTGGGCTGGGCCAGCCTCGGCCGAGAAGAGGAGCGGGACGCGATCATCGGCGCCCTGTGGGCCAGCGGCATGGCCCTGGGCATCCTCTTCATCTCCCGGACCCCCGGCTACAACGTGGACCTGATGAGCTACCTCTTCGGCAACATCCTGATGATCTCTTCGTCGGACCTGGTGCTGATGGCGGTGCTCGACG
The sequence above is drawn from the Acidobacteriota bacterium genome and encodes:
- a CDS encoding RibD family protein, with the translated sequence MSTTRQAYVIASLAVSLDGRIASAFREKGALGSRADRDRLDAFRAEADALVVGAGTIRDEDPPLAVRNPLRRRARRQAGRPETPLVVVVSRSGALPADARFLQEDAPERWLAVPDGLAEDAIEALAPVTAAGRLRLQRLGRESVEPPLLIEALEARGLRRVLVEGGGTLLAAFLDAGCIDELRLTVCPTLLGGAAAPSLYPGPARALADRHRLRLLGMACHGDEVYLRLAPLA
- a CDS encoding DMT family transporter translates to MLRGNILSDLLLLLAALIWGTAFVAQRAGMEVMGPLLFNGVRFGLGALVVLPLVLRRRSRSIPPGGRRGLLAAGVALGSVLFAGATLQQIGLVETTAGKAGFITGLYVVIVPLLGMVFGRRPRAGAAVGAALAAWGLYLLSVTGSWQIEPGDGVVLVAAFFWAGHVLLVGRFAGRYPGIPLAMIQFLVCSTFSLVGALLFEQPRWGHLAEGWVSLVWAGAFSVGVAYTLQVVAQRKARPSHAAVILSLEAVFAALAGWVFLDERLGTRGWIGCSLMLGGMFAAQYTAFSGMVAQSWRRRRSR
- a CDS encoding metal ABC transporter permease, whose protein sequence is MEFLSALAQHTFLQYALLGGLLASVGCGVMGTYVVVKRIGYLAGGIAHAVLGGMGVAYFFGAAPTLGALVAALVAALLVGWASLGREEERDAIIGALWASGMALGILFISRTPGYNVDLMSYLFGNILMISSSDLVLMAVLDAVILVATLLFARLFLAVCFDEQFALVRGVRVRLVYLFLLCLVALTVVLLVRVVGLILVIALLTLPAAIAGQLVGTVRRMMVVATALGALFTTSGLALSYRPDLPAGAVIVLLAGLTYLAVSVLRRRRRPE
- a CDS encoding ABC transporter ATP-binding protein; its protein translation is MSLESTSLRPALELEGVSFGYGADDVLEDVDLILEAGSFLAVVGPNGGGKTTLLKLVLGLLRPRKGRIRVWGLPPEQARRLVGYVPQSRTFHQGFPITVEETVLLGRLGTGSDLGGFSREDRAVAGQAMERVEVADLARRRLGTLSGGQLQRVLIARALAGDSRILLLDEPTANVDARAEEDVFELLRRLQGETTIVVVSHDVGFITSYARQVACVNRRLVCHPTAELTGEVIQQMYDTPVRLIQHGHRHGHH
- a CDS encoding deoxyguanosinetriphosphate triphosphohydrolase, with the protein product MPDRILAAWAQREDQSRGRRYPEAEHPYRPLYARDRDRIIHCRAFRRLEYKTQVFVNHEGDHYRTRLTHSIEVAQIARTVARALGLNADLVESLALSHDLGHTPFGHLGEEVLGPLMTDHGGFDHNRQSLRIVEVLENRYPDFPGLNLSWEVREGIAKHSGPQVARGGAELAEYDPALAPPLEAQMIDLVDEIAYNHHDVDDGLESGLLDLDVLCREVPLFGDAFERARRQSPDHDRWMWIKIALRRMIDGLVSDLIQHTRGRLEALALVSVDQVRERRDWLVALSPAVAAENRRLKRHLAERLYRHPRIEQTRLFFEGVLRDLFEVYTSGGAEVPESFAARREGDSTYRVACDYIAGMTDRFALQEHRRLCGGPGPEVTPAATR
- a CDS encoding phage holin family protein: MNAHSRKSLYESFSTLLARVAEGLQLRLELLGVELQEEKQRLAATLLLAVGAAGVGVSAWLTVHLLVVLVFWEQRVIACAAMLGADLLLAAGLALALRRRLKGAAPPFSASVAELRRDRQRLDRRANDA
- a CDS encoding ferredoxin family protein gives rise to the protein MTYVICEPCKNTKDTACVAVCPVECIHPTADEPKFESEDMLYIDPETCIDCGACEPECPVEAIFEEDYVPDQWKAYTKINADWYA